Within the Clarias gariepinus isolate MV-2021 ecotype Netherlands chromosome 27, CGAR_prim_01v2, whole genome shotgun sequence genome, the region aacaaaaataaataagggtAAATAATGTTTAGGTTAGAATTATGAAATAGAATAAAGTACTTTATAAAATTAACTATTTGTTTCTTCATAAATTAGACATAATATTAACATGCAAAAGTAACATGAGGTCaaaatccttttttcttttcttgagtGTATTATAAAATCTATATGCCGGCATTAGGGATAAAACAAGGACAAAacttaaaactaaattaatcatttcttaataagttttttttttatataaaattatacattttttgagATGATCacacattattaaaagaaaatgttgaatttttttacattatcttTGGACTGAATTGACTTTTCATTAGTCAGAACCAAACTGTGTTTAAATCTTGAAGACGTGCCCTGGTTTATAGACTCACCCCGGGTCCGATCTTGGTCTTGGGCGGTTTGCTGTAAATGCTGCTGCTGCGGTTCTGCAGGACGACCCGGGACCAGCTGAGGTTGCTGCGCCGCATGGTTCTGGTTAGAGCCGGCAACATGTtgaggacagacagagagagagtataGGTGAGGTCAAGGTGAGGGAcgtaatgagagagagagagggagagggagagagagagagagagagagagagggagagagagagagttgctGTGTGCAACCCCTTGTTCTCTCCTCTCCAGTGATGATAAATGAACGAGGACGTCCTGATAAATGGTCCAGGATGTGACCCAAACCCGGCCCAC harbors:
- the si:dkey-85n7.8 gene encoding COX8 domain-containing protein codes for the protein MLPALTRTMRRSNLSWSRVVLQNRSSSIYSKPPKTKIGPGQSFFIMSVFATALLLPAGWILHHLPEYRQRPPAPPS